In a single window of the Rhizobium etli CFN 42 genome:
- the hutU gene encoding urocanate hydratase has translation MTNPRHNIREIRAPRGNDLNAKSWMTEAPLRMLMNNLDPDVAENPNELVVYGGIGRAARTWEDFDRIVATLKTLTEEETLLVQSGKPVGVFRTHKDAPRVLIANSNLVPHWATWDHFNELDRKGLAMYGQMTAGSWIYIGTQGIVQGTYETFVEAGRQHYGGNLKGKWILTGGLGGMGGAQPLAAAMAGACCLAVECNPDSIDFRLRTRYLDAKAETLDEALEMIDRWTKAGEAKSVGLLGNAAEILPEMVRRGIRPDIVTDQTSAHDPINGYLPKGWTMAEWKAKRESDPKAVEKAARASMREHVEAMIAFWNAGIPTLDYGNNIRQVAKEEGLENAFAFPGFVPAYIRPLFCRGIGPFRWAALSGNPEDIYKTDAKVKELLPDNKHLHNWLDMARERISFQGLPARICWVGLGDRHRLALAFNEMVGKGELSAPIVIGRDHLDSGSVASPNRETEAMKDGSDAVSDWPLLNALLNTASGATWVSLHHGGGVGMGFSQHSGVVICADGTDDAAKRLERVLWNDPATGVMRHADAGYDIAIDCAREKGLRLPGILGN, from the coding sequence ATGACCAATCCACGCCACAATATCCGTGAAATCCGCGCGCCCCGCGGCAACGATCTCAATGCTAAGAGCTGGATGACGGAAGCGCCGTTGCGCATGCTGATGAACAATCTCGACCCCGACGTCGCCGAAAATCCGAACGAGCTCGTCGTCTATGGCGGCATCGGCCGCGCCGCCCGCACCTGGGAGGACTTCGATCGCATCGTCGCCACGCTGAAGACGCTGACGGAAGAAGAGACCCTGCTCGTCCAGTCCGGCAAGCCGGTCGGCGTGTTCCGCACCCACAAGGATGCGCCGCGTGTGCTGATCGCCAATTCCAACCTGGTGCCACATTGGGCGACCTGGGATCATTTCAACGAGCTGGATAGGAAGGGCCTTGCCATGTATGGGCAGATGACGGCCGGCTCGTGGATCTATATCGGCACCCAGGGCATCGTGCAGGGCACCTACGAGACCTTCGTCGAGGCCGGTCGCCAGCATTATGGCGGCAACCTCAAGGGCAAATGGATCCTGACCGGCGGCCTCGGCGGCATGGGCGGCGCCCAGCCGCTCGCCGCCGCCATGGCTGGTGCCTGCTGCCTTGCCGTCGAATGCAATCCGGATTCGATCGATTTCCGCCTGCGCACCCGCTACCTCGACGCCAAGGCCGAAACGCTCGACGAGGCACTCGAGATGATCGACCGCTGGACCAAGGCTGGCGAAGCCAAATCCGTAGGCCTGCTCGGCAATGCCGCCGAAATCCTGCCTGAGATGGTCCGCCGCGGCATCCGCCCTGATATCGTCACCGACCAGACCTCGGCGCATGATCCGATCAACGGCTACCTGCCGAAGGGCTGGACGATGGCCGAGTGGAAGGCCAAGCGCGAAAGCGATCCGAAGGCAGTCGAAAAGGCCGCACGCGCCTCGATGCGCGAGCACGTCGAAGCGATGATCGCCTTCTGGAATGCGGGCATCCCGACGCTCGACTACGGCAACAACATCCGCCAGGTCGCCAAGGAAGAGGGCCTCGAAAACGCCTTCGCCTTCCCCGGCTTCGTACCGGCCTATATAAGACCGCTGTTCTGCCGCGGTATCGGCCCCTTCCGCTGGGCGGCCCTCTCGGGCAACCCCGAGGATATCTACAAGACCGACGCCAAGGTGAAGGAGCTGCTTCCCGACAACAAGCATCTGCACAACTGGCTCGACATGGCCAGGGAGCGCATTTCCTTCCAGGGCCTGCCGGCGCGCATCTGCTGGGTTGGCCTCGGCGACCGCCACCGCCTGGCTTTGGCCTTCAATGAAATGGTTGGGAAGGGCGAGCTTTCCGCCCCGATCGTCATCGGCCGCGATCACCTCGATTCCGGCTCCGTCGCCTCGCCGAACCGCGAAACCGAAGCGATGAAGGACGGCTCGGACGCCGTCTCCGATTGGCCGCTGTTGAACGCCCTGCTCAATACCGCGTCGGGCGCCACCTGGGTATCGCTGCATCACGGCGGCGGCGTTGGCATGGGCTTCTCCCAGCATTCGGGCGTCGTCATCTGCGCCGATGGCACCGATGATGCGGCCAAGCGCCTCGAGCGGGTGCTCTGGAACGATCCGGCAACGGGCGTCATGCGCCACGCCGATGCCGGCTACGACATCGCCATCGACTGTGCCCGCGAAAAGGGCCTGCGCCTGCCCGGCATTCTCGGGAACTGA
- the hutH gene encoding histidine ammonia-lyase, protein MTITLHPGSVSLRDLETIYWTGEPARLEPAFDAGIAKAAARIAEIAAGNAPVYGINTGFGKLASIKIDSADVATLQRNLILSHCCGVGAPLPENIVRLIMALKLVSLGRGASGVRLELVRLIEAMLDKGVIPLIPEKGSVGASGDLAPLAHLAAVMMGEAEAFFAGERLSGAEALAKAGLKPVVLAAKEGLALINGTQASTALALAGLFRAHRAAQSALITGAMSTDAAMGSSAPFHADIHTLRGHKGQIDTAAALRGLLENSVIRQSHIEGDERVQDPYCIRCQPQVDGACLDLLRSVARTLEIEANAVTDNPLVLSDNSVVSGGNFHAEPVAFAADQIALAVCEIGAISQRRIALLVDPALSYGLPAFLAKKPGLNSGLMIAEVTSAALMSENKQMSHPASVDSTPTSANQEDHVSMACHGARRLLGMTENLFAIIGIEALTAAQGVELRAPLLTSPELSKAIAAIRGKVPSLDSDRYMAGDLAAAAELVATGALNASVSSGILPVLEG, encoded by the coding sequence ATGACTATCACGCTCCACCCGGGCTCCGTCTCGCTCAGGGATCTGGAAACCATTTATTGGACCGGCGAGCCGGCCAGGCTTGAACCCGCCTTCGACGCCGGCATCGCCAAGGCCGCCGCCCGCATCGCCGAGATCGCCGCCGGCAACGCCCCGGTCTATGGCATCAATACCGGCTTTGGAAAACTCGCCTCGATCAAGATCGACAGCGCTGACGTCGCCACGCTGCAGCGCAATCTCATCCTGTCGCATTGCTGCGGCGTCGGCGCGCCGCTGCCGGAGAACATCGTCCGGCTGATCATGGCGCTGAAGCTGGTCTCGCTCGGCCGCGGCGCCTCCGGCGTGCGGCTGGAGCTGGTGCGGCTGATCGAAGCCATGCTGGATAAGGGCGTCATCCCGCTGATCCCGGAAAAGGGCTCGGTCGGCGCCTCCGGCGATCTTGCGCCGCTCGCTCATCTGGCGGCGGTGATGATGGGCGAGGCCGAAGCCTTCTTCGCCGGCGAACGCCTTTCAGGCGCCGAGGCCCTTGCAAAAGCTGGGCTGAAGCCGGTCGTTCTCGCCGCCAAGGAGGGCCTGGCACTGATCAACGGCACCCAGGCTTCGACAGCGCTGGCGCTGGCCGGCCTCTTCCGCGCCCATCGCGCCGCGCAATCCGCCTTGATCACCGGCGCCATGTCCACGGATGCGGCCATGGGGTCCTCGGCGCCCTTCCACGCCGATATCCATACGCTGCGCGGCCATAAGGGCCAGATCGATACCGCAGCCGCGCTTCGCGGCCTGCTCGAAAACTCCGTCATTCGCCAGAGCCATATCGAGGGCGACGAGCGCGTGCAGGATCCCTATTGCATCCGCTGCCAGCCGCAGGTCGACGGCGCCTGCCTCGATCTCCTGCGCTCGGTCGCCCGCACCCTCGAAATCGAGGCCAATGCCGTCACCGACAATCCGCTGGTGCTGTCGGACAACTCCGTTGTGTCAGGCGGCAATTTCCACGCCGAACCCGTCGCCTTCGCCGCCGACCAGATCGCGCTTGCCGTCTGCGAAATCGGCGCAATCTCGCAGCGGCGCATCGCGCTGCTGGTCGATCCTGCCCTCTCCTACGGGCTGCCGGCCTTTCTCGCCAAGAAGCCCGGCTTGAACTCCGGCCTGATGATCGCCGAAGTGACCTCGGCGGCGCTGATGTCCGAGAACAAGCAGATGTCGCACCCGGCCTCGGTCGACTCGACGCCGACCTCGGCCAACCAGGAAGACCACGTCTCGATGGCCTGCCACGGCGCCCGCCGTCTGCTTGGCATGACCGAAAACCTGTTCGCCATCATCGGCATCGAGGCGCTGACCGCCGCCCAGGGCGTCGAACTGCGCGCGCCGCTTTTGACGAGTCCGGAGCTTTCAAAGGCGATCGCCGCGATCCGCGGCAAGGTGCCGAGCCTCGATAGCGACCGCTACATGGCGGGCGATCTCGCCGCCGCCGCTGAACTGGTGGCGACGGGCGCGCTGAACGCCTCGGTTTCATCCGGCATCTTGCCGGTTCTGGAGGGTTGA
- the hutG gene encoding N-formylglutamate deformylase translates to MSTPVFEIRRGTSPVVLAFPHTGTDVPPAIYDRLNDNGRILADTDWHIHRLYDGLLDDATTVRATFHRYVIDANRDPAGVSLYPGQNTTGLVPETDFDGKPIWKDGQAPDEADIAARLRDFHAPYHAALAAEIERVRAIHGVAILYDCHSIRSHIPFLFEGKLPDFNIGTDMGRTCDGAIEQATLTVVEAAQGYDSVLNGRFKGGWTTRHYGRPETGVHAIQMELAQSTHLQTETPPFAYDAAKADRLRIHLKDILVRIEQIAPGLKR, encoded by the coding sequence ATGAGCACCCCCGTCTTCGAAATCCGTCGGGGCACCTCCCCCGTCGTCCTCGCCTTCCCCCACACCGGCACCGACGTGCCGCCGGCGATTTACGATCGCCTCAACGACAATGGCCGGATCCTCGCCGATACCGACTGGCACATCCACCGGCTCTATGACGGCCTGCTCGATGACGCCACGACCGTGCGCGCCACCTTCCATCGCTACGTGATCGACGCCAATCGCGATCCCGCCGGCGTCAGCCTCTATCCAGGCCAGAACACCACCGGCCTCGTCCCGGAGACGGATTTCGACGGCAAGCCGATCTGGAAGGATGGGCAAGCGCCCGATGAGGCCGATATCGCGGCGCGGCTTAGGGATTTTCATGCGCCCTATCATGCCGCCCTTGCCGCCGAAATCGAGCGGGTCAGAGCAATCCACGGCGTCGCGATTCTCTACGACTGCCACTCGATCCGCTCGCATATTCCCTTCCTCTTCGAAGGCAAGCTGCCGGATTTCAATATCGGCACCGATATGGGCAGGACCTGCGACGGCGCCATCGAGCAGGCGACGCTGACCGTCGTCGAAGCCGCGCAAGGCTATGACAGCGTGCTCAACGGTCGCTTCAAGGGCGGCTGGACGACCCGCCATTATGGCCGGCCCGAGACCGGCGTGCATGCGATCCAGATGGAGCTCGCGCAATCGACTCATCTGCAGACCGAGACGCCGCCCTTCGCCTATGACGCCGCCAAGGCCGACAGGCTCCGCATTCATCTCAAAGACATTCTGGTGCGCATCGAACAGATCGCACCGGGCCTGAAACGCTGA
- the hutI gene encoding imidazolonepropionase, whose product MTGNNFSEEAPSADIRPALLRNARLATLAPEKDGLGIIEKGAILIENGRIAFAGAESELPASAIERSEIVDLEGRWVTPGLVDCHTHIVHGGHRAREFEMRLEGATYEEIARAGGGIVSSVKATNALSVEELVAEALPRLDTLLAEGVTTIEIKSGYGLNRSGEVKMMQSARLLGHVRPVRVATSYLGAHTTPVEYKGRNGDYLDDVVLPGLDDMHNLGLADAVDGFCEGIAFSTAEIARVFDKAKVLGLPVKLHAEQLSNLGGAKLAASYGALSADHLEYLDAEGVAAMAVSGTVAVLLPGAFYAIHEKQKPPVEALRQAGVPIAIATDCNPGTSPLTSMLLTMNMSATLFGLTVEECIAGATREGARALGLIGETGTLEAGKSADLAVWNIESLAELVYRIGFNPLHKRVFKGERNGR is encoded by the coding sequence ATGACCGGGAACAATTTTTCAGAAGAAGCCCCATCCGCCGATATCCGGCCGGCGCTTTTGCGCAATGCGCGGCTGGCCACCCTTGCCCCTGAAAAAGACGGGCTCGGCATCATCGAAAAGGGCGCCATTCTGATCGAGAACGGCCGCATCGCCTTTGCCGGCGCCGAAAGCGAGCTGCCGGCTTCCGCCATCGAACGCTCCGAGATTGTCGACCTCGAAGGCCGCTGGGTGACGCCTGGCCTCGTCGACTGCCACACCCACATCGTTCACGGCGGCCACCGCGCCCGCGAATTCGAGATGCGCCTTGAGGGCGCGACCTACGAAGAGATTGCGCGGGCCGGCGGCGGCATCGTCTCATCGGTCAAGGCGACCAACGCGCTTTCGGTTGAGGAACTCGTTGCCGAGGCTCTGCCGCGGCTCGATACGCTGCTGGCCGAAGGTGTGACGACGATCGAGATCAAATCCGGCTACGGCCTCAACCGGAGCGGCGAAGTGAAGATGATGCAGAGCGCTCGCCTGCTCGGCCATGTCAGGCCGGTGCGCGTCGCCACCAGCTATCTCGGCGCCCATACGACACCGGTGGAATATAAGGGCCGCAACGGCGATTATCTCGACGATGTCGTGCTGCCCGGCCTCGACGACATGCATAATCTCGGCCTTGCCGATGCGGTCGACGGCTTTTGCGAGGGCATCGCCTTTTCAACGGCCGAGATCGCTCGGGTCTTCGACAAGGCCAAGGTGCTGGGCCTGCCGGTCAAACTGCATGCCGAGCAGCTTTCCAATCTCGGCGGCGCCAAACTTGCTGCCAGCTATGGTGCGCTATCGGCCGATCATTTGGAGTATCTCGACGCCGAAGGCGTTGCCGCGATGGCTGTCTCCGGTACCGTTGCCGTTCTCCTGCCCGGCGCCTTCTACGCCATCCATGAGAAGCAGAAGCCGCCTGTGGAGGCACTGCGCCAGGCCGGCGTGCCGATCGCAATCGCCACCGACTGCAATCCGGGCACCTCGCCGCTGACCTCGATGCTGCTCACCATGAACATGTCGGCGACACTGTTCGGCCTGACCGTCGAGGAATGCATCGCCGGCGCCACCCGCGAAGGCGCCAGGGCGCTCGGCCTCATCGGCGAGACCGGAACGCTCGAAGCCGGCAAATCCGCCGATCTCGCCGTCTGGAATATCGAGAGCCTTGCCGAGCTCGTCTACCGCATCGGCTTCAACCCGCTTCATAAACGCGTCTTCAAAGGCGAAAGGAACGGTCGATGA